From a single Paludibacter jiangxiensis genomic region:
- a CDS encoding DUF4301 family protein translates to MNTFLDSDLELLKTKGISVETCTEQLNRFAAGFPFLQIEKAAAINDGILKIETSHIDHYIQFWTDFLAEKKKIVKFVPASGAASRMFKNLFEFIDGESDTPASDFEKKFFSEIEYFAFYEALNTICFHNEGRTIPQLIEAGEYKTIVRNLLEEKGLNYQNLPKGLLLFHRYPDEVRTPVQEHLAEGAAYAANNEGEVNIHFTVSTEHRKLFEQHVKEKLAILATKNNLHYHVSFSEQKPSTDTLAADADNQPFREDGKLLFRPGGHGALIENLNDINADVVFIKNIDNVTTDKLKKPTITYKRLLAGILVQTQKQIFGFLHELDNKEISDAKLEVIKQFCASRLSIHNPAIAGYSREELIQYLHNKLNRPLRVCGMVKNEGEPGGGPYIAVNTDGTASPQILESSQIDTSDPEKVELMKKATHFNPVDLVCAIKDYNGKKFDLPKYVDKNTGFISSKSKSGKELKALELPGLWNGAMSDWNTIFVDTPVETFSPVKTVNDLLRPEHQ, encoded by the coding sequence ATGAATACATTTCTCGACTCTGATCTGGAACTACTCAAAACCAAAGGAATTTCAGTTGAAACCTGTACTGAACAATTGAACCGTTTCGCTGCCGGATTTCCTTTCCTGCAAATAGAAAAAGCAGCCGCCATCAATGACGGAATTTTAAAAATTGAAACTTCTCATATCGATCATTATATCCAGTTCTGGACTGATTTTCTTGCCGAAAAGAAGAAAATTGTAAAGTTTGTTCCGGCCTCGGGAGCTGCAAGTCGCATGTTCAAAAACCTGTTTGAATTTATCGACGGAGAATCTGACACTCCCGCATCTGATTTTGAAAAGAAGTTTTTCTCCGAAATTGAATATTTCGCTTTTTATGAAGCACTGAACACAATCTGTTTTCATAACGAAGGCCGCACCATACCTCAACTTATCGAGGCAGGAGAATACAAAACCATCGTGCGCAACCTGCTTGAAGAAAAAGGACTGAATTATCAAAATCTACCGAAAGGATTATTGCTTTTTCACCGTTATCCCGATGAAGTACGCACTCCGGTTCAGGAGCATCTGGCAGAAGGCGCCGCCTATGCCGCCAACAACGAAGGTGAAGTCAACATTCATTTCACGGTTTCTACCGAGCACCGCAAACTGTTCGAACAGCATGTAAAAGAAAAGCTGGCAATCCTTGCTACAAAGAACAACCTTCATTATCACGTCTCTTTTTCGGAACAAAAACCTTCGACCGACACACTGGCCGCCGATGCAGACAACCAACCGTTCCGCGAAGATGGCAAACTGCTGTTCCGTCCGGGTGGGCACGGAGCCTTGATCGAAAACCTGAACGACATTAATGCCGACGTGGTTTTCATCAAAAATATTGACAATGTCACTACCGATAAATTGAAAAAACCGACCATTACCTACAAACGTCTGTTGGCCGGCATACTTGTGCAAACCCAAAAACAGATTTTCGGTTTCCTTCACGAACTGGACAATAAAGAGATTTCGGATGCAAAACTGGAAGTTATCAAACAATTCTGCGCGTCCCGCCTTTCCATCCACAATCCGGCTATTGCAGGCTACAGCCGCGAAGAGCTGATTCAATATCTGCACAACAAACTGAACCGTCCGTTGCGGGTGTGCGGCATGGTAAAAAATGAAGGCGAACCCGGCGGCGGCCCATACATTGCGGTTAACACGGATGGGACGGCTTCTCCTCAAATCCTCGAAAGTTCTCAAATCGACACCTCCGATCCCGAAAAGGTAGAGCTGATGAAAAAAGCGACACACTTCAACCCGGTTGATCTGGTTTGTGCCATTAAAGATTACAATGGAAAGAAGTTCGACTTGCCAAAATATGTAGATAAAAACACCGGCTTTATCTCTTCCAAATCCAAAAGCGGCAAAGAGCTGAAAGCTCTTGAATTGCCCGGCCTCTGGAACGGTGCCATGAGCGACTGGAACACCATTTTTGTGGACACTCCGGTAGAGACTTTCAGCCCGGTAAAAACAGTGAATGATTTATTGAGACCGGAACACCAGTAA
- a CDS encoding adenylyltransferase/cytidyltransferase family protein encodes MFNKKTIVYTSGTFDMFHSNHLKMINYARGLGDILIVGVSTDELVKSYKAAPIIPFNERMLIIEALKAPDLVIPQHTLDHTEIVKKLNIDAFVVGDDWFGKYDYLKDLGVDVFYFPYGDGVSSSSLKKTIYESYDQQLHAQRKAKPTFVKQDEE; translated from the coding sequence ATGTTCAATAAAAAAACCATCGTTTACACATCCGGAACTTTCGATATGTTCCACTCCAATCACCTGAAAATGATTAACTATGCCAGAGGGTTGGGAGATATTCTGATTGTTGGTGTGAGTACCGACGAATTGGTTAAGTCGTATAAGGCTGCTCCGATCATTCCTTTCAACGAACGGATGTTGATTATTGAAGCACTCAAGGCTCCGGATCTTGTGATTCCCCAGCATACGCTCGATCATACCGAGATTGTAAAGAAACTGAATATTGACGCTTTCGTTGTGGGTGATGACTGGTTCGGTAAATATGATTACCTGAAGGATCTGGGAGTAGATGTGTTCTATTTCCCTTATGGCGACGGTGTTTCGTCCTCATCGCTGAAGAAAACTATTTATGAATCATACGACCAGCAGCTACACGCTCAGCGTAAGGCAAAGCCAACTTTTGTAAAGCAGGATGAAGAGTAA
- a CDS encoding beta-N-acetylhexosaminidase has product MHFPISWDVMNSNSADPGDGTKLIYVMMNRKIRLGLLLSSVMMTAFTYAQQQPAVSIIPQPERVTLREGTFALDAQTQLVASGKAAMNSAQFLAQYLKQYYGLDLAIVSKQNNLQNSIRLAVRKQAGSVPGQYTLESSPTGVMLQGANSEGLFYAIQSLIQLLPPAKGDKLQIASVSITDKPRFSYRGMHLDVVRHMFPVSFIKRYIDFIALHKMNYFHIHLTDDQGWRLESKKYPQLNSIGSWREGTIIGLYPGTGFDSTRYGGYYTQKEMKEIVRYAAKRYITVVPEIDIPGHSLAVLASFPQFATDTALHPKTATTWGIFNKVNNVLAPSDELFVFLKNVYEELMQIFPSPYIHIGADECSHKWWKLSPVVQEFIEKHNLRDEKGLQRYFVEQVSAVIRKHGRTPIGWDDMLDDGKLADGITVMSWRNATNGIKAANLGHNVIMTPYRNSYFNVQQRKGEERLAHKDWLVTASKVYNFEPVPDSIAPSVAANILGGQGCLWTEYFADDKEVEYGIFPRMSAIAEVYWSNKLVRDWNRFKTKMEEQFLRYQLWDAKYCNYLSEEE; this is encoded by the coding sequence ATGCATTTTCCGATCAGTTGGGATGTGATGAATAGCAATTCTGCGGATCCCGGTGACGGAACTAAACTAATTTATGTGATGATGAATCGAAAGATAAGGCTTGGCCTTTTGCTAAGTAGCGTGATGATGACAGCTTTTACCTATGCGCAACAGCAACCAGCTGTTTCCATTATTCCCCAACCCGAACGCGTAACCCTGCGCGAAGGAACATTTGCTCTTGACGCGCAAACTCAATTGGTGGCTTCGGGAAAAGCGGCCATGAACTCGGCGCAGTTTCTGGCGCAATATCTAAAACAATACTATGGGCTTGATCTTGCCATAGTGAGTAAACAAAACAATTTGCAAAACAGTATCCGTTTGGCTGTAAGAAAGCAGGCGGGTAGTGTGCCCGGGCAGTATACCCTGGAAAGTTCGCCTACAGGAGTGATGCTTCAGGGTGCCAATTCCGAAGGACTTTTTTATGCCATACAGAGTCTCATTCAACTATTGCCTCCTGCAAAAGGTGACAAGCTGCAGATAGCCTCGGTATCCATTACCGACAAACCGCGGTTTTCGTACCGTGGAATGCATCTGGATGTAGTGCGGCATATGTTTCCGGTGAGTTTTATTAAACGATACATCGATTTTATCGCGCTGCACAAGATGAACTATTTTCATATTCATCTAACCGACGATCAGGGATGGCGACTTGAAAGTAAAAAATATCCTCAATTGAATAGCATCGGATCGTGGCGTGAGGGTACCATTATCGGCCTTTATCCCGGTACCGGTTTCGATTCTACCCGTTATGGTGGATATTACACACAGAAAGAGATGAAAGAGATTGTGCGGTATGCTGCCAAGCGATACATTACTGTGGTTCCTGAAATTGATATTCCCGGCCATTCGTTGGCGGTGTTGGCTTCATTTCCGCAGTTTGCAACCGACACGGCTCTGCATCCGAAAACGGCTACCACCTGGGGTATTTTCAATAAGGTGAATAATGTGCTGGCTCCTTCTGACGAACTATTTGTTTTTCTGAAAAATGTATATGAAGAGTTGATGCAAATTTTTCCATCGCCCTATATTCATATTGGAGCCGACGAGTGTTCGCACAAATGGTGGAAATTATCGCCTGTTGTGCAGGAATTTATAGAAAAACATAATCTCAGGGATGAAAAGGGGTTACAGCGCTATTTTGTAGAGCAGGTCAGTGCGGTGATTCGCAAGCACGGTCGTACCCCCATTGGTTGGGATGATATGCTCGATGATGGCAAACTGGCAGATGGAATAACCGTGATGAGCTGGCGCAATGCAACCAACGGAATAAAAGCTGCCAACTTGGGACATAACGTAATCATGACGCCTTACCGGAATAGTTACTTCAATGTTCAACAGAGGAAAGGCGAGGAGCGTTTGGCGCATAAAGATTGGTTGGTAACAGCATCGAAGGTATATAATTTCGAACCGGTTCCCGATTCGATTGCTCCATCGGTTGCAGCCAATATTCTGGGCGGGCAAGGCTGTTTGTGGACAGAATACTTTGCCGATGACAAGGAGGTGGAATATGGTATTTTTCCACGTATGTCGGCAATTGCAGAAGTTTACTGGAGTAATAAATTGGTGCGGGACTGGAACCGTTTCAAAACCAAAATGGAGGAACAGTTTCTTCGGTATCAGTTGTGGGATGCCAAATATTGCAACTATTTGAGCGAAGAAGAATAA